A section of the Roseivirga sp. BDSF3-8 genome encodes:
- a CDS encoding 3-deoxy-D-manno-octulosonic acid transferase, with protein MKLSPIAASQAFWRQSLSSKGLFPIFTQNMKGLVYRIGSGAYQMAVRAAAPFVGKARQMVEGRKNWTSSLREAVAAAGDHIVWVHCASLGEFEQGRPLIEQVRKQYPHTFILLTFFSPSGYQIRKDYDGADHVSYLPFDSPSNAETFLDIVKPRLALFVKYEFWYFYLRALSKRHVPTLLVSAIFRKDQLFFKKYGKPYLKLLHHFQHIFVQTDRSMALLRKSGVANATVAGDTRFDRVAALLAESREIPVAEAFAKGRRVMVAGSIWPEDVAVLKDLINNSSADKAFILATHEVDEEHLSGVEAELTVPLVRYSQAENTDLQKHKVLLIDNIGMLSALYRYGSLAYVGGAYGKGLHNTLEPVTYGMPVFFGNKNYRKFDEAIRMAEACIAFPVADGTELKERAEQLWDDDLRLERLSDKARQFVEENTGATHTIMNYLEPWLTA; from the coding sequence ATGAAACTTTCGCCTATCGCTGCCAGCCAGGCATTTTGGAGGCAATCCCTTTCCTCCAAAGGTCTTTTTCCTATTTTTACGCAGAATATGAAGGGATTGGTCTACAGAATAGGATCCGGTGCATACCAGATGGCAGTCAGAGCGGCAGCTCCCTTTGTAGGGAAGGCCCGTCAGATGGTAGAAGGGCGCAAGAACTGGACCTCCTCCCTCAGGGAGGCCGTAGCTGCAGCAGGTGACCACATAGTATGGGTCCATTGTGCCAGCCTGGGCGAGTTTGAGCAAGGCAGGCCATTGATAGAGCAAGTCAGAAAGCAGTACCCCCATACCTTCATTCTCCTTACCTTTTTTTCTCCCTCCGGCTACCAGATCCGAAAAGATTACGATGGAGCAGACCATGTATCTTACCTTCCCTTCGATAGTCCCTCTAATGCAGAGACCTTCCTCGATATAGTTAAGCCCCGCTTAGCACTATTTGTCAAATACGAATTCTGGTATTTTTACCTCAGAGCACTGAGCAAAAGGCACGTACCCACCCTATTAGTATCGGCCATATTCAGGAAAGACCAGTTGTTCTTCAAAAAATATGGTAAACCCTACCTTAAGTTACTGCATCATTTTCAGCACATATTTGTACAGACCGACCGCTCCATGGCCCTGCTCAGAAAGTCCGGTGTCGCCAATGCCACAGTAGCAGGCGATACACGGTTTGACAGGGTGGCTGCTTTACTCGCTGAAAGCAGAGAAATACCAGTCGCTGAAGCCTTTGCAAAAGGCAGACGGGTTATGGTGGCCGGCAGTATCTGGCCGGAAGATGTCGCCGTACTCAAAGACCTTATTAACAACAGCTCGGCAGATAAAGCATTTATTCTGGCCACTCACGAGGTAGACGAAGAGCACCTGTCAGGCGTGGAAGCAGAGCTCACAGTACCCCTGGTAAGATATAGCCAGGCCGAAAACACAGACCTGCAAAAACATAAAGTGCTGCTTATTGATAATATTGGCATGCTAAGTGCCCTTTATCGCTACGGTAGCCTCGCATATGTAGGAGGCGCCTACGGCAAAGGACTACATAATACCCTTGAGCCCGTCACTTATGGCATGCCCGTGTTTTTTGGTAATAAAAATTACCGCAAATTTGACGAGGCCATAAGAATGGCCGAAGCTTGTATCGCCTTCCCCGTAGCAGACGGCACCGAATTGAAAGAGCGGGCAGAGCAGCTATGGGATGATGATCTTAGACTGGAGAGGCTTTCCGATAAAGCCCGCCAGTTTGTAGAAGAAAATACAGGCGCCACACATACCATCATGAACTACCTGGAACCATGGCTGACCGCATAG